Proteins from a genomic interval of Paenibacillus sp. FSL R5-0623:
- a CDS encoding DMT family transporter, which translates to MNTTHTRGYAYIAAVLYAAIIGLSFLFVKMTVTVAHPIDVLAHRFALSLIVVSIPVILGWIKIRLSLRDLWKIIPLGLLSPVLFFAFQAFGLVSSNSSEAGIIQAMAPVFTLVLASVFLKERTSTMQKLFLLLSVAGVVFIFIMQGSGMSIGNLKGIALLLLSTVCFAGYGVLARPLTQKYKPMELTWVTLMVGCIVFNAASLIRHASSGSMMDYIKPLGDTSYLGALAYLAILSTMVSTLLASYALTHLEASQMSVFSNLSTLISIVGGAWILHEPVGSYHYIGALLIIAGVLGTNMSGRKQRLISRIKA; encoded by the coding sequence ATGAACACAACACACACTCGGGGATACGCTTATATCGCAGCTGTATTGTACGCAGCTATAATTGGTCTATCTTTTTTATTTGTTAAAATGACCGTCACTGTTGCACATCCCATTGATGTGCTTGCCCACCGATTCGCGCTGTCGCTGATCGTTGTCAGCATTCCTGTCATTCTGGGTTGGATCAAAATACGACTTAGCCTTCGTGATCTGTGGAAAATTATTCCACTAGGGCTGTTATCTCCTGTCTTATTCTTTGCCTTTCAAGCCTTTGGACTTGTCTCTTCCAACTCATCGGAAGCGGGTATTATTCAGGCCATGGCCCCTGTATTCACACTTGTTCTCGCTTCAGTCTTCCTGAAAGAACGCACATCCACGATGCAGAAGCTGTTCCTGCTTCTATCTGTTGCAGGAGTGGTCTTTATTTTCATCATGCAAGGAAGCGGCATGTCTATAGGTAACCTGAAGGGCATTGCATTATTGCTGCTATCCACAGTCTGTTTTGCAGGGTATGGTGTGCTTGCAAGACCATTAACCCAGAAGTACAAACCAATGGAATTAACCTGGGTCACACTGATGGTTGGCTGTATCGTATTTAACGCAGCTTCCCTGATCCGGCATGCGTCCAGCGGTTCCATGATGGACTACATCAAACCACTTGGAGATACATCCTATCTGGGTGCACTCGCCTATCTAGCGATCCTCTCCACCATGGTCTCCACCCTGCTCGCGAGCTATGCTTTGACTCATCTGGAGGCTTCGCAAATGAGTGTATTCAGCAATCTGTCCACGCTTATCTCCATCGTAGGAGGTGCATGGATATTACATGAACCAGTAGGTAGCTACCACTATATTGGTGCATTGTTGATTATCGCCGGTGTGCTTGGCACCAATATGAGCGGTCGCAAACAGAGGCTGATCAGTCGGATCAAAGCGTGA
- a CDS encoding PLP-dependent aminotransferase family protein codes for MGAVRKYEVIAEALKHWIQEQMLQQDRRQWADKGIRLPAVRVVAEQYQCSVSTAIRAYEWLEQRHLVYAIPQSGYYAVQNGTGAQDMDWQGALDFASAAPDPRVFPYADFRHCVDQAMEKKQAELFMYGTDQGLPSLIMLLQKQFADYQVFARTEQFFITSGVQQALAVLALMPFPNGKRKVLLELPTYHNMPSLLSGLNVPIAGVRRALDGLDWASLERHFAEEDIKFFYVMPRFHNPIGTSLTAAEKKKLIRLAQRYDVYLVEDDYLADLEDNTKQDPLWSYDTEGRVIYLKSYSKILFPGLRIGVAVLPSPLIQSFGAYKKMLDIDTSVLSQAALEIYVHSGMFAHHRKVIRNRYAARMDTVHEQLDTYPDFAPFMDAPRTGGEHTVLPLAGDMPLRVLLSRLQKRGVIVDTTERYYPEGTYQVHQDQMLRLNISNVPKQRIEEGIQKIREEILKLQIRQK; via the coding sequence ATGGGTGCAGTGAGAAAATACGAAGTGATTGCCGAAGCATTAAAGCATTGGATCCAGGAACAGATGCTGCAGCAGGATCGTCGCCAGTGGGCAGATAAGGGCATCCGTCTTCCAGCCGTTCGAGTTGTAGCAGAACAATATCAATGCAGTGTAAGCACAGCAATTCGTGCATATGAGTGGCTGGAACAGCGGCATTTGGTGTATGCCATACCTCAATCCGGTTATTATGCCGTACAGAACGGGACAGGTGCTCAGGACATGGACTGGCAGGGAGCGTTGGACTTTGCTTCAGCTGCTCCCGATCCAAGGGTGTTCCCTTATGCAGACTTTCGTCATTGTGTGGATCAGGCGATGGAGAAGAAACAGGCAGAGTTATTTATGTATGGCACGGATCAGGGATTACCTTCGCTTATCATGCTGTTGCAGAAGCAGTTTGCGGATTATCAGGTGTTTGCGAGAACAGAGCAGTTCTTTATCACATCAGGTGTGCAACAGGCACTGGCTGTACTTGCATTGATGCCTTTTCCCAATGGAAAGAGAAAAGTATTGCTTGAACTACCGACCTATCACAATATGCCCTCGCTACTGAGTGGATTGAATGTGCCGATTGCCGGTGTGAGGCGTGCCCTTGATGGGCTGGACTGGGCATCGCTTGAACGTCATTTCGCTGAGGAAGATATCAAGTTTTTCTATGTCATGCCGCGCTTTCACAATCCGATTGGCACATCGTTGACTGCTGCTGAGAAAAAGAAACTGATCCGGCTTGCACAGCGGTACGATGTTTATCTGGTGGAGGACGATTATCTGGCTGATCTGGAGGACAATACGAAACAGGACCCGCTATGGTCCTATGATACCGAAGGCCGGGTCATCTATCTGAAGAGTTACTCCAAAATTTTGTTTCCAGGTCTCCGCATTGGTGTAGCTGTTCTGCCCTCACCACTAATTCAATCTTTTGGGGCTTACAAAAAAATGCTCGATATCGACACTTCCGTTCTGTCTCAAGCTGCTCTGGAGATCTATGTCCACAGCGGAATGTTTGCTCATCACAGGAAAGTGATTCGTAACCGCTATGCTGCCCGGATGGACACGGTGCATGAGCAATTGGACACATATCCAGACTTTGCTCCATTTATGGACGCTCCTCGAACAGGAGGGGAGCATACCGTATTACCTTTGGCGGGTGATATGCCGCTTCGTGTTCTGCTGTCCCGGCTTCAAAAGCGCGGAGTCATCGTTGATACGACAGAACGGTATTATCCGGAGGGAACCTATCAGGTGCATCAGGATCAAATGCTGCGATTGAACATCTCCAATGTGCCGAAGCAGCGAATCGAGGAAGGGATACAGAAGATCCGGGAGGAAATTTTGAAACTTCAGATCAGGCAGAAATAA
- a CDS encoding glutamate-1-semialdehyde 2,1-aminomutase — protein MNTSRSRSELLYAEALEHIVGGVNSPSRSFKAVGGGAPVFMKKAQGAHFWDVDDNRYIDYLAAYGPIVTGHAHPHITQAITEAAANGVLYGTPTELEIKLAKMLKEAIPSMDKVRFVNSGTEAVMTTIRVARAYTKRNKIVKFAGCYHGHSDLVLVAAGSGPSTLGIPDSAGIPTSIAQEVITVPYNDLDSLKAALERWGDDVAAVMVEPIVGNFGMVMPEPGFLEGLCAMTRANGSLVIYDEVITAFRFHYGSTQTYAGLDNHAEIEPDLTALGKIIGGGLPIGAYGGRKHVMEQVAPLGPAYQAGTMAGNPASISAGIACLEVLQGAGVYEEMERLAIDLTAGLQASADRHGIALTINRIRGAFSTHFCNHPVTNYDHAQDTDGELFASFFRHMLNRGINLAPSKYEAWFLTTAHTDEDVQATLEAAEASFKAMAQE, from the coding sequence ATGAATACATCACGTTCCCGATCCGAACTTCTATACGCAGAAGCACTTGAACATATTGTAGGAGGTGTTAACAGCCCTTCACGCTCGTTCAAAGCCGTTGGTGGCGGTGCACCTGTATTTATGAAAAAAGCCCAAGGGGCCCACTTCTGGGATGTCGATGACAACCGTTATATCGATTATCTGGCCGCTTACGGTCCGATTGTTACAGGACATGCCCACCCTCACATTACGCAGGCCATTACAGAAGCGGCAGCAAATGGAGTACTGTATGGTACCCCAACAGAGCTGGAGATTAAGCTCGCCAAAATGCTGAAGGAAGCTATTCCTTCCATGGATAAAGTGCGTTTTGTAAACTCCGGTACAGAGGCTGTCATGACCACAATTCGGGTAGCTCGTGCCTACACTAAACGCAACAAGATTGTAAAATTCGCCGGATGTTACCACGGTCACTCGGATCTGGTGCTTGTGGCTGCCGGTTCTGGCCCTTCTACGCTGGGTATCCCGGATAGTGCAGGCATTCCAACCAGTATTGCGCAAGAGGTCATCACCGTGCCTTACAATGATCTGGACAGCCTCAAAGCTGCACTGGAGCGTTGGGGTGACGATGTTGCCGCGGTCATGGTTGAACCGATCGTGGGTAACTTTGGTATGGTTATGCCGGAGCCTGGCTTCCTGGAAGGCCTCTGTGCCATGACACGTGCTAACGGCTCACTGGTTATCTATGACGAGGTCATAACGGCTTTCCGTTTCCATTACGGTTCTACTCAGACGTATGCCGGACTCGATAATCATGCGGAGATTGAACCCGATCTGACGGCTCTTGGTAAAATTATTGGCGGCGGCCTGCCAATCGGTGCTTACGGCGGCCGTAAACACGTTATGGAGCAGGTTGCCCCACTAGGCCCTGCTTATCAGGCGGGAACGATGGCTGGTAACCCTGCATCCATCTCGGCTGGTATCGCATGTCTGGAGGTCCTGCAAGGTGCGGGTGTGTATGAAGAGATGGAACGTCTTGCTATCGACCTGACAGCAGGTCTGCAAGCTTCTGCTGACCGTCACGGGATTGCACTGACGATCAACCGGATTCGCGGTGCATTCTCCACCCATTTCTGTAATCATCCGGTGACGAACTACGATCATGCTCAAGACACGGATGGAGAGCTGTTTGCTTCCTTCTTCCGTCACATGCTGAACCGTGGCATTAACCTGGCTCCATCCAAATATGAGGCCTGGTTCCTGACCACGGCTCATACAGACGAGGATGTTCAAGCTACATTGGAAGCCGCAGAAGCTTCCTTCAAGGCGATGGCTCAGGAATAA
- a CDS encoding LCP family protein — protein sequence MTRKTKRTIWISLAAFVLIIGGAAAYYFGSILNQLDGLAKDGDESPFAGIENVEKVNTPDPPKWEGTETVNILVMGVDARGLKKGEVPRSDSMMVVSLDPLTKKINLFSILRDTYVNIDGYGKERINTAITHGPNAAMQAAGDLLGIPVQYYVYTDFQGFIKLVDAVGGVDFDVEKDMHYTSKADNNEYDIDLKKGYQHLDGETALMYVRFRHDAMSDFARSERQRELLKAVTAKMQSTTTIAKLPAILEQVNPYVDTNLTLSDMWKLGGLGYQSSMNGSEQIPPMNLLKEERTAGGAQVLTVTNEEKLKQHIQDIIHPPATTDDSTTSTEDKTASGDDQKSEQPAQ from the coding sequence ATGACCAGAAAGACGAAGAGAACCATCTGGATTTCTCTTGCCGCCTTCGTGTTAATTATTGGAGGAGCAGCGGCATATTATTTCGGTTCTATTCTCAATCAGTTGGACGGTTTGGCAAAAGACGGTGACGAATCACCATTCGCAGGTATCGAAAATGTGGAGAAAGTAAATACTCCTGACCCACCCAAATGGGAAGGCACAGAAACGGTAAATATTCTCGTTATGGGTGTCGATGCGCGTGGATTGAAAAAAGGTGAAGTTCCCCGCTCCGACAGCATGATGGTTGTATCGCTCGACCCACTCACCAAAAAAATTAATCTGTTCTCCATTCTACGTGACACTTACGTCAATATTGACGGATATGGCAAGGAGCGGATCAACACCGCTATCACCCATGGTCCTAATGCAGCGATGCAAGCTGCCGGCGACCTGCTCGGTATTCCTGTACAGTATTATGTGTATACGGATTTCCAGGGATTCATCAAATTGGTGGATGCCGTTGGCGGTGTTGATTTTGATGTGGAGAAAGACATGCACTATACAAGTAAAGCAGACAATAACGAATACGATATTGATCTCAAAAAAGGGTATCAGCATCTGGATGGCGAGACAGCGCTCATGTACGTTCGTTTCCGTCATGATGCGATGTCGGATTTCGCTCGTTCCGAGCGTCAGCGTGAATTGCTGAAAGCTGTAACAGCTAAAATGCAGTCAACCACTACCATTGCCAAACTGCCTGCCATTCTGGAACAGGTTAATCCTTACGTAGATACGAATCTGACACTCTCCGACATGTGGAAGCTGGGTGGACTCGGATACCAGAGCAGCATGAATGGCAGTGAGCAGATTCCGCCAATGAACCTGCTAAAAGAAGAACGTACAGCAGGTGGTGCGCAAGTATTGACGGTTACCAATGAAGAGAAATTGAAGCAGCATATTCAGGATATTATTCACCCGCCTGCTACAACGGATGATAGTACAACCAGCACCGAAGATAAAACAGCCAGTGGTGACGATCAGAAGTCAGAGCAACCGGCTCAGTAA
- a CDS encoding ATP-binding cassette domain-containing protein produces the protein MLAIDVKDLRKSFSVQKSRGGLKGAFQDLFARQYQEVLAVNDISFQIPQGEICGYIGENGAGKSTTIKMLTGILVPTSGQISVGGYVPYQEREKFVQNIGVVFGQRSQLWWDIGVIESFHLLRKVYRVGEVDFRKRLDELVERLQLQDLLSRPVRKLSLGQRMRCELVAALLHNPSIVFLDEPTIGLDIVVKSEIRDFLKDMNKEHGTTILLTTHDLQDIEALCSRVIMLDAGNIIYDGGLDHLKSQWGKEREIRFKFGSAHNIAQMQEWTVALPVRWTVENELSASVWIPLELNVSDVLGRVVGQADITDIQIIEINTDEIVRSIYQSGSAERPEIVGAGKEAVGVS, from the coding sequence ATGCTGGCGATTGATGTCAAAGATTTGCGCAAGTCGTTTAGCGTCCAGAAAAGCCGAGGTGGGCTGAAGGGCGCGTTCCAGGACCTGTTTGCACGTCAATACCAAGAGGTATTGGCTGTAAATGATATTTCATTTCAGATTCCGCAAGGCGAAATATGCGGATATATTGGGGAGAACGGTGCCGGTAAATCAACAACGATCAAGATGTTGACCGGCATTTTGGTGCCTACTTCAGGGCAAATATCGGTTGGTGGATATGTTCCGTATCAGGAACGGGAGAAGTTTGTACAGAATATTGGTGTTGTTTTTGGTCAGCGCAGCCAATTGTGGTGGGATATTGGCGTTATCGAATCCTTCCATTTATTGCGCAAAGTATATCGTGTCGGAGAGGTCGATTTCCGCAAACGGCTGGATGAACTGGTTGAACGATTACAGCTTCAGGACCTGCTAAGCCGTCCGGTGCGGAAGCTCAGTCTTGGTCAGCGTATGCGCTGCGAGTTAGTGGCAGCCTTGTTGCACAACCCGAGTATTGTTTTCCTGGACGAGCCAACCATTGGCTTGGATATTGTCGTGAAGTCGGAAATTCGGGATTTCTTGAAAGACATGAACAAAGAGCATGGAACAACCATTCTGCTCACAACCCACGATTTGCAGGACATTGAGGCCCTGTGTTCCCGGGTGATCATGCTTGATGCAGGCAACATCATCTATGATGGAGGTCTGGATCATCTCAAGTCCCAGTGGGGTAAGGAGCGGGAGATCCGCTTCAAGTTTGGCTCGGCTCACAACATAGCTCAGATGCAAGAATGGACTGTTGCTTTGCCTGTGCGTTGGACGGTAGAGAATGAATTGTCCGCATCTGTATGGATTCCGCTGGAACTGAATGTTTCGGATGTACTCGGACGTGTCGTTGGACAGGCTGATATTACCGATATTCAGATTATCGAGATCAATACGGATGAGATTGTGCGGAGTATTTACCAATCCGGTTCCGCCGAGCGTCCCGAGATTGTGGGAGCAGGGAAAGAAGCGGTGGGTGTATCCTGA
- a CDS encoding ABC-2 family transporter protein, producing the protein MNSAFIDFMRIRFLTMLAYRVNYYSGILIYTLNIGVYYFTWQAIYGSSGELGGFTAAQMTTYIAVSWMARAFYFNNLDREIAADIRDGSIAIQFIRPINYVMVKMMQGLGEGIFRFLLLMIPGMLIAILLFPVELPTAPSAWIGFLVMLFFSFLINSQINVITGLAAFFVENNEGMMRMKRVVVDLFSGLIIPISLYPGWMSAVMKVLPFQAITYLPGSVFTGRVEGTAIWSVLGIQVFWFAVLLLPMVLIWRKARKRLFVQGG; encoded by the coding sequence ATGAATAGTGCATTTATTGATTTTATGCGCATCCGTTTTCTAACGATGCTGGCATACCGGGTGAATTATTACTCCGGCATTTTGATATATACGCTGAATATCGGCGTGTATTACTTTACCTGGCAAGCCATTTACGGTAGCAGTGGTGAACTCGGCGGCTTCACGGCAGCGCAGATGACCACTTACATCGCTGTATCCTGGATGGCACGTGCCTTTTACTTTAACAACCTGGACCGGGAGATTGCCGCAGATATACGGGATGGCTCCATTGCGATTCAATTCATCAGGCCGATCAATTACGTTATGGTCAAAATGATGCAAGGGCTTGGTGAAGGCATTTTCCGCTTCCTGCTGCTCATGATTCCAGGGATGCTCATCGCCATTCTGCTGTTCCCGGTTGAATTGCCTACGGCGCCATCGGCGTGGATTGGCTTTCTCGTCATGCTGTTCTTCAGTTTCCTCATTAATTCCCAGATTAATGTGATAACGGGACTGGCGGCATTCTTTGTGGAAAACAATGAAGGCATGATGCGTATGAAACGCGTCGTGGTGGATTTGTTCTCCGGTCTAATCATCCCGATCAGCCTGTATCCAGGCTGGATGTCTGCGGTGATGAAAGTATTGCCTTTTCAGGCCATTACGTATCTGCCCGGTTCTGTGTTCACTGGAAGAGTGGAAGGTACCGCCATCTGGAGTGTACTCGGTATTCAGGTGTTCTGGTTTGCCGTACTGCTGCTTCCGATGGTATTGATCTGGCGTAAGGCGCGCAAGCGTCTGTTCGTGCAAGGGGGATAA
- a CDS encoding ABC-2 family transporter protein, with amino-acid sequence MYYMGLIWEYLKNYMKTRLTYRADFWVEILSDLLFQATNLIFIFVVFRHTDNLGGWSESEVLFVYGYFMVPYGIFSCFINLWGFSERYIVKGEMDRILTRPAHNLFQILLENVDPPALVGSFIGLIIMIFSGAEMGLMLEWWHIPALIILALSSVMIYAGIYTTLTSLSFYSDAPTGILPLMYNIQGYGRYPVTIYNRAIQVLLTWIIPFAFVGIYPAALFLERSEMHRMALLTPVMGLVFGSMGLLLWNFGVKRYRGAGS; translated from the coding sequence ATGTACTATATGGGTCTGATCTGGGAATATTTGAAAAATTACATGAAAACACGACTCACGTACCGTGCTGATTTCTGGGTGGAGATCCTATCGGATCTGCTGTTCCAGGCAACCAACCTGATCTTTATCTTTGTGGTCTTCCGTCACACGGATAACCTGGGCGGCTGGAGTGAGAGTGAAGTACTCTTTGTTTATGGATATTTTATGGTGCCCTATGGCATCTTCAGTTGTTTTATCAATCTGTGGGGATTCAGTGAGCGGTACATCGTCAAAGGTGAGATGGATCGGATCCTGACACGTCCTGCACATAACCTGTTCCAGATATTGCTTGAAAATGTAGACCCGCCTGCACTCGTGGGCTCGTTTATCGGCTTGATCATCATGATCTTCAGCGGAGCGGAGATGGGCCTGATGCTGGAGTGGTGGCATATCCCTGCCTTAATTATATTGGCACTCAGCTCAGTCATGATCTATGCGGGCATCTACACCACATTGACTTCACTATCCTTTTATTCGGACGCGCCAACAGGTATCCTGCCGTTGATGTATAACATTCAAGGATATGGACGCTACCCGGTAACAATCTATAACCGTGCCATTCAGGTGCTGTTAACCTGGATCATTCCGTTTGCCTTCGTGGGGATCTATCCCGCAGCCTTGTTCCTGGAAAGGTCCGAGATGCATCGCATGGCGCTGCTTACACCTGTGATGGGATTGGTGTTTGGCTCCATGGGCTTGCTTTTGTGGAATTTTGGCGTGAAGCGGTATCGCGGAGCAGGTTCATAA
- the bcp gene encoding thioredoxin-dependent thiol peroxidase, which produces MTLKVGELAPDFELPSSTGESVKLSDYRGQRVLLYFYPKDMTSSCTQQACDFRDRHAEFEGLNTVILGISTDPMKQHDKFIAKYGLPFTLLSDEEHVVAEQYGVWQLKKMYGKEYMGMVRSTFLIDEEGKLFKDWSKVRVKGHIEAALEALKSI; this is translated from the coding sequence ATGACGTTAAAAGTAGGCGAATTGGCACCGGATTTTGAGCTTCCGTCCAGTACGGGAGAATCGGTAAAGCTTTCGGATTACCGTGGACAGCGGGTGCTGCTTTATTTTTACCCTAAGGATATGACTTCGTCCTGTACGCAACAGGCTTGTGACTTCCGGGATCGACATGCTGAATTTGAGGGACTGAACACGGTCATTCTCGGGATCAGCACCGATCCGATGAAACAACATGACAAGTTTATTGCCAAATATGGACTGCCGTTTACCTTGTTATCGGATGAAGAGCATGTTGTAGCCGAGCAATACGGTGTATGGCAGCTGAAGAAAATGTATGGCAAGGAGTACATGGGGATGGTTCGCTCCACTTTTCTAATTGATGAAGAGGGGAAATTGTTCAAGGACTGGTCCAAGGTTCGGGTCAAAGGACATATCGAGGCAGCACTTGAGGCGCTGAAGTCCATATAA
- a CDS encoding endospore germination permease: MKEKLTIRQFTLLTFLVMIGDMVLIYPSVVTAVGKQDAWFCSLIGLPIGLGIMWVLYKLHRTHPQLSLFEICNKLLGAWVGSVLSVAYLFYFAIGAAICVREVGDFMTTQIYLQTPIRVIILMIICSLAWGLIHGFRTIGLSSELLTPIVVVFIAFLFLGLLPQAKSANLQPYFDIPWIHLVDSVIRGAFTSFGELIVLSVFLPYVNPGPHLKRDFLLATFFGGLLLSLLLLISLMVMGPTLTQHSIYISYALSQKINIGNFFERIEAFMAIAWLISTYFKSLLYLFAFVLGTAQLFRLKTYKPLILPSSLLLFALGVLIAPNVIFYTDTIMPVWVDWDITVSFIIPLFLLLVYRIRSRKHKQQL, encoded by the coding sequence ATGAAGGAAAAACTCACAATTCGGCAGTTCACCCTGCTCACCTTCCTGGTTATGATTGGAGATATGGTTCTGATCTACCCTTCAGTCGTTACTGCAGTAGGCAAACAGGACGCATGGTTCTGTTCTCTCATTGGTCTGCCGATCGGTCTTGGCATCATGTGGGTTCTATATAAATTGCATCGAACACATCCACAGTTGTCGCTTTTTGAAATATGTAACAAGTTACTCGGGGCCTGGGTTGGTTCTGTGCTTTCAGTTGCCTATCTATTTTATTTCGCGATAGGTGCAGCCATATGTGTCCGTGAGGTCGGTGACTTCATGACGACCCAGATCTATCTACAGACCCCGATCCGGGTCATTATTCTAATGATCATTTGCTCCTTGGCCTGGGGGCTCATCCATGGTTTTCGTACGATAGGATTAAGCTCCGAGCTGTTAACCCCCATCGTTGTGGTGTTTATAGCTTTTCTCTTCCTTGGGCTTCTTCCTCAAGCCAAGAGCGCTAATCTTCAGCCTTACTTTGATATTCCCTGGATACATTTGGTAGACTCTGTCATCCGCGGAGCATTTACTTCCTTTGGTGAACTTATTGTTCTTTCCGTATTCCTCCCCTACGTGAACCCAGGGCCTCATCTCAAACGGGATTTCTTGTTGGCTACGTTCTTTGGGGGATTACTATTAAGCTTGTTATTGCTGATCTCACTCATGGTGATGGGACCTACTCTGACGCAGCACAGTATCTATATCTCATATGCTCTTTCACAGAAAATTAATATCGGTAATTTCTTCGAACGAATTGAAGCCTTTATGGCTATTGCCTGGTTGATCTCTACCTATTTCAAAAGTCTGCTGTATCTATTTGCTTTTGTGCTGGGAACAGCACAATTATTTCGATTAAAGACGTACAAGCCTCTCATCCTGCCTTCTTCCCTGCTTTTATTTGCCCTGGGTGTTCTGATTGCTCCAAATGTTATTTTCTATACGGATACGATCATGCCCGTGTGGGTAGACTGGGATATCACCGTAAGCTTCATCATTCCCTTGTTTCTTTTGTTGGTATATCGCATTCGTTCACGCAAGCATAAGCAACAGTTATAA
- a CDS encoding endospore germination permease: MLEKGRIGTRQLSTLTFMLVVGDMMLIYPSVITSYAKQDAWICALIGVPLGMALMALIMKLGSMHPGENLVQITRSILGFWPGTFLSCFYLFFFLIGTSTHTREVGDFMTSQILQYTPIRVIILMFVIAIGWGVYHGLETIARTSELLIPIVILFTMVLAICLLPQVETSNLEPVADTGVVSFAQGILVSIIYPVGETIPILMVLPYVANSAHRLRDIIFSAGLGNLILAILVTISMLVLGPFLTQHNIYTSFVLSQKISIGGFFERIEVIMACSWLIATYFKAIIYLYAFIVGCAELFKLKHFKMLILPSTLLVYGMANLVAPSLTFIIITIVPYWVDWDTTLGIILPGMLVLIQLVKSRRKSKSPPQSATEG; this comes from the coding sequence ATGCTTGAAAAGGGAAGGATCGGAACAAGACAATTATCCACCCTAACATTTATGTTAGTGGTTGGAGACATGATGTTGATCTACCCTTCCGTTATCACGTCCTATGCCAAGCAAGATGCCTGGATATGTGCTCTTATCGGTGTTCCACTCGGAATGGCTCTCATGGCCCTGATTATGAAATTGGGAAGTATGCATCCAGGGGAGAATCTGGTACAGATTACCCGAAGTATTTTGGGCTTTTGGCCGGGTACCTTTTTGTCCTGCTTCTACTTGTTTTTCTTCCTGATTGGTACATCTACACATACTCGGGAAGTTGGCGATTTCATGACTTCCCAGATCTTACAGTATACTCCTATACGTGTCATCATTCTTATGTTTGTTATTGCTATAGGATGGGGTGTATACCATGGCCTGGAGACGATCGCAAGAACCAGTGAACTCCTGATACCAATCGTCATTCTTTTCACAATGGTACTCGCCATCTGTCTACTTCCACAGGTTGAAACCAGTAATCTGGAGCCAGTAGCAGACACGGGTGTTGTCTCCTTTGCGCAGGGCATTCTGGTGAGTATCATTTATCCCGTCGGCGAAACCATCCCCATTTTGATGGTCCTGCCCTACGTCGCAAACAGTGCCCACCGTTTGCGTGACATTATCTTTTCAGCAGGGCTCGGCAATCTAATCCTTGCTATTCTGGTTACCATATCCATGCTCGTTCTCGGCCCTTTCCTTACCCAACATAATATATACACTTCGTTTGTCTTGTCTCAGAAGATTAGCATTGGCGGATTTTTCGAACGCATCGAGGTCATTATGGCTTGCTCCTGGCTCATTGCTACCTACTTCAAAGCGATAATCTACTTATATGCCTTTATTGTTGGATGCGCAGAACTGTTCAAACTTAAGCATTTCAAAATGCTCATTCTACCATCGACACTGCTCGTTTATGGCATGGCCAATCTCGTCGCGCCCAGTCTGACATTTATTATCATCACCATCGTTCCGTACTGGGTAGATTGGGACACCACGTTAGGTATCATTCTTCCGGGTATGCTGGTTCTAATACAGTTAGTGAAGTCCCGAAGAAAATCCAAATCGCCACCTCAATCAGCCACTGAAGGATAA